The Megalops cyprinoides isolate fMegCyp1 chromosome 19, fMegCyp1.pri, whole genome shotgun sequence genome has a window encoding:
- the lat gene encoding linker for activation of T-cells family member 1, whose protein sequence is MEVAALGPLLSGGLLVVSVVLLAGLCVSCRKSSHRTSIQQYFSEDDYVQQSHTVQGGFRVVRPACPAPPVSSRGSGHSTHLPFDTSPVMHQTRRSSFNPNDTGGIIPKERPSTPQDDDYVNEDNDDDDEEVKGEGYIEVLPDPPADIRICVSQQSLASTQSSGQGNYVNVKEEDGQSDASSQNYINVNAEEHAGFHRGVSLDSFGNFDSDNNSVSDYVNTSEFNTTPVTGPVQ, encoded by the exons ATGGAGGTGGCAGCACTGGGACCCTTGTTGAGCGGAGGCCTTCTTGTCGTGTCTGTGGTCCTTCTGGCTggcctgtgtgtgagctgccGAAAGTCCTCACACCGGA CCTCTATTCAGCAGTACTTTAGTGAAGACGACTACGTACAACA ATCTCATACTGTACAAGGAGGATTCAGAGTTGTACGTCCTGcat GCCCCGCTCCCCCTGTCTCCAGCAGAGGTTCCGGGCACTCCACCCACCTCCCCTTCGACAC TTCTCCCGTGATGCACCAGACTCGTCGTTCCTCTTTCAATCCAAATGACACAG GTGGAATTATCCCCAAAGAAAGACCTTCCACTCCTCAAGATG ATGACTATGTCAATGaagacaatgatgatgatgacgaagAAGTGAAAGGAGAAGGATacat agagGTGTTGCCTGATCCTCCAGCAGACATTAGAATTTGTGTGTCCCAGCAGAGTCTTGCATCCACACAGAGCTCAG GTCAGGGGAACTACGTGAATGTGAAGGAGGAAGATGGACAGTCTG ACGCCAGCAGTCAGAATTATATTAACGTTAACGCCGAGGAGCACGCTGGATTCCACCGAG GTGTGTCCTTGGACAGCTTTGGCAACTTTGACAGCGACAACAATAGCGTCTCTGACTACGTCAACACGTCCGAG ttCAATACCACCCCAGTGACTGGTCCAGTCCAGTGA